Proteins encoded in a region of the Scyliorhinus torazame isolate Kashiwa2021f chromosome 1, sScyTor2.1, whole genome shotgun sequence genome:
- the ythdf2 gene encoding YTH domain-containing family protein 2 produces MSATSVLDQRPKGQGNKVQNGAVHQKDALNDDDFEPYLSTQTRQNNTYTAMSDSYLPSYYSPSIGFQYSLSEAAWSTGGDPPMPYLTSYGQLSNGEHHFLPDAMFGQPGTLGNTPFLSQHGFNFFPSGVDFSAWGTSSSQGQSTQSSGYSPSSYAYPPSSLGGAMMDGQSAFTNETLNKAPGMNSIDQGMAGLKINGGEVASNVSKMVGSAVGSNPISTISNNAIPSNPMPPTTIAPPKPTSWADIASKPAKPQPKKAKGGSSGPSLPPPPIKHNMDIGTWDNKGTVAKSAPQPSTQASGPQQNQPPPLPVNQQVVNMQPQQVSSGQQQQVPPQPVQQQPQSNRWVAPRNRAAGFGQNGVDAGGIGLAHGNSNSAVEAHPVLEKLRSVNNYNPKDFDWNPKHGRVFIIKSYSEDDIHRSIKYSIWCSTEHGNKRLDGAYRTMNGKGPVYLLFSVNGSGHFCGVAEMKSTVDYNTCAGVWSQDKWKGRFDVRWIFVKDVPNSQLRHIRLENNENKPVTNSRDTQEVPLEKAKQVLKIIASYKHTTSIFDDFSHYEKRQEEEECVKKERQGRVK; encoded by the exons TGCAAAATGGAGCTGTTCATCAAAAGGATGCACTAAACGACGATGACTTTGAGCCTTATTTGAGCACTCAGACCAGGCAG AACAATACATATACTGCCATGTCTGACTCCTACCTACCAAGTTACTATAGTCCATCTATAGGGTTCCAGTATTCATTAAGCGAGGCTGCCTGGTCTACAGGAGGGGACCCACCTATGCCCTATCTGACATCGTATGGACAGCTGAGTAATGGAGAGCATCACTTCCTACCTGATGCAATGTTTGGACAGCCAGGAACTTTGGGGAACACTCCTTTCCTGAGCCAGCATGGGTTTAACTTCTTTCCTAGTGGTGTGGACTTCTCGGCATGGGGGACCAGCAGTTCTCAGGGACAGTCCACTCAAAGCTCGGGCTATAGCCCCAGCAGTTATGCCTACCCTCCTAGCTCTTTGGGTGGAGCTATGATGGATGGACAGTCGGCTTTCACTAATGAGACGCTGAATAAAGCACCAGGTATGAATAGCATTGACCAAGGTATGGCAGGACTGAAGATAAATGGTGGTGAGGTCGCCAGTAACGTATCTAAAATGGTAGGTTCTGCTGTTGGGAGTAATCCTATATCGACTATTTCAAATAATGCAATACCCTCTAATCCCATGCCACCAACTACTATCGCTCCCCCAAAGCCAACTTCATGGGCAGATATTGCAAGCAAGCCAGCAAAACCCCAACCCAAGAAGGCAAAAGGTGGATCTAGTGGACCATCCCTTCCACCACCTCCAATTAAACATAATATGGATATTGGTACCTGGGACaacaagggaactgtggccaaaagtGCTCCTCAACCATCAACTCAAGCCAGTGGCCCGCAGCAAAACCAGCCACCTCCGCTGCCAGTAAACCAACAGGTGGTGAACATGCAGCCACAGCAAGTGTCGTCTGGCCAGCAGCAGCAGGTGCCGCCGCAACCAGTACAGCAGCAGCCACAGTCAAACCGCTGGGTTGCACCCCGCAACCGGGCAGCTGGCTTTGGTCAAAATGGAGTGGATGCTGGAGGCATTGGTCTGGCACATGGCAATTCGAATTCTGCTGTGGAAGCACATCCAGTCTTGGAGAAATTGAGATCTGTCAACAACTACAACCCCAAGGATTTTGATTGGAATCCCAAACACGGACGAGTTTTCATCATTAAGAGCTACTCTGAGGATGACATCCATCGCTCTATTAAATATTCCATTTGGTGTAGTACCGAGCATGGCAATAAGAGACTGGATGGAGCCTATCGTACCATGAACGGCAAGGGTCCTGTTTACCTCTTGTTTAGCGTCAATGGGAGTGGTCACTTCTGTGGTGTCGCCGAGATGAAGTCAACTGTGGACTACAACACTTGTGCTGGGGTGTGGTCTCAGGACAAGTGGAAGGGACGGTTTGACGTGAGGTGGATATTTGTGAAGGACGTGCCCAATAGTCAACTGCGGCACATTCGCCTGGAAAATAATGAGAATAAACCTGTCACCAACTCCCGAGACACTCAGGAGGTGCCCTTGGAAAAAGCCAAGCAGGttctgaaaattattgccagttacAAGCATACGACCTCCATTTTTGATGACTTTTCTCATTACGAAAAACGTCAAGAGGAGGAGGAATGTGTTAAAAAG